The following coding sequences are from one Granulicella arctica window:
- a CDS encoding CAP domain-containing protein: MRKFLLIPGVVLLALLTALCARAQLAPPSLSVAEQYLFSAINQERADRHLAPVRLDAALTQAAVFHAQQMVAHGTISHRFADEPELSARGAAAGAHFELITENVAEGATAVSVQDAWMRSPGHRANILDAAVDAVGISVLTRDGVLYAVEDFQRTVQSLTLEQQEAAVGLLLDQAGLELVPSEDARRTCAMSTGYAGDEQPAFVVRYTTANLALLPSQLTKRLGAGKDHRVAVGACAPARGGSFSTYSIAVVLYP, encoded by the coding sequence ATGAGGAAGTTTTTGCTTATTCCGGGAGTGGTGTTGCTGGCGTTGTTGACGGCCTTGTGTGCCCGGGCGCAATTAGCTCCGCCATCGTTATCGGTTGCAGAGCAGTATTTATTTTCGGCGATCAATCAGGAGCGTGCCGACCGTCATCTTGCGCCGGTGCGATTGGATGCGGCGTTGACCCAGGCGGCGGTCTTTCATGCGCAACAGATGGTGGCGCATGGGACGATCTCGCATCGTTTTGCGGATGAGCCGGAGTTGTCGGCTCGGGGGGCAGCGGCAGGCGCGCACTTCGAGTTGATTACGGAGAATGTGGCAGAGGGAGCCACCGCGGTGAGCGTGCAGGATGCGTGGATGCGTTCGCCGGGGCACCGGGCGAATATTCTGGATGCGGCTGTCGATGCGGTGGGGATTTCGGTGCTGACACGGGATGGCGTGCTTTATGCGGTGGAAGATTTTCAGCGAACGGTTCAGAGCTTGACGTTGGAGCAGCAGGAGGCAGCTGTAGGCTTGTTGCTGGATCAGGCTGGTCTGGAGCTGGTTCCGAGTGAGGATGCGCGTCGGACCTGCGCGATGAGCACAGGGTACGCGGGGGATGAACAGCCGGCGTTCGTGGTGCGCTATACGACGGCGAATCTTGCGCTGCTGCCTAGTCAGCTTACGAAGCGGTTGGGAGCAGGGAAGGACCATCGCGTTGCTGTAGGGGCTTGCGCTCCTGCGAGAGGCGGCTCCTTTAGTACGTATAGTATTGCGGTCGTTCTCTATCCTTAG
- a CDS encoding GDP-L-fucose synthase family protein: protein MNFMKSDARIYIAGHRGLVGSAIHRSLEEQGFTQVITRTHRELDLLDRAAVEAFFAAERPEFVFLAAAKVGGILANNTYPADFIRDNLVIQTNVIEASRINEVKRLLFLGSSCIYPKLCSQPIKEEYLLTGPLEPTNRPYAIAKIAGIEQCWSYNRQYGTQYLAAMPTNLYGPEDNFDLNNSHVLPALIRKTAEAKKAGEKQMTVWGTGTPRRELMYSDDLAQGCTFLMNLDEARFQSLLVEDAPPLINIGTGEDVTIRELAETVARVLEFDGELVFDTTKPDGTPRKLMDVGRLHRLGWHHTTSLEQGIRLTWEAVRSQLTA, encoded by the coding sequence ATGAACTTCATGAAGAGTGACGCCCGTATTTATATCGCCGGTCATCGGGGGCTGGTAGGTTCGGCGATCCATCGTTCGCTGGAGGAGCAGGGGTTTACGCAGGTCATCACGCGGACGCACCGCGAGCTTGACCTGCTGGACCGGGCGGCGGTGGAGGCGTTTTTCGCTGCGGAGAGACCGGAGTTTGTGTTTCTTGCGGCAGCGAAGGTTGGTGGGATCCTGGCGAACAATACCTATCCTGCCGACTTCATCCGCGACAATCTGGTGATCCAGACGAACGTGATTGAGGCGAGCCGGATCAACGAGGTGAAGCGGCTGTTGTTCCTTGGATCGAGCTGCATCTATCCGAAGCTTTGTTCGCAGCCGATCAAGGAAGAGTATTTGCTGACTGGGCCGCTGGAGCCGACGAACCGTCCGTATGCGATTGCGAAGATTGCGGGGATCGAGCAGTGCTGGTCGTACAACCGCCAGTATGGGACGCAGTATCTGGCGGCGATGCCGACGAATTTGTATGGTCCGGAAGATAACTTCGACCTGAACAACTCGCATGTGCTACCGGCGCTGATTCGCAAGACGGCAGAGGCGAAGAAGGCAGGCGAGAAACAGATGACGGTGTGGGGCACAGGGACGCCGCGACGGGAGCTGATGTACTCAGACGATCTGGCGCAGGGGTGCACCTTCCTGATGAACCTGGATGAGGCGCGTTTTCAATCGCTGCTGGTGGAGGATGCTCCGCCGCTGATCAATATCGGTACGGGCGAGGATGTCACGATTCGCGAGTTGGCGGAGACGGTGGCGCGGGTGCTGGAGTTCGATGGCGAACTGGTGTTCGATACGACGAAGCCGGATGGGACGCCGCGCAAGCTGATGGATGTTGGGCGGCTGCATCGGCTTGGATGGCATCACACGACGAGTCTGGAGCAGGGAATTCGACTTACGTGGGAGGCTGTCCGGTCGCAACTGACGGCGTGA
- the gmd gene encoding GDP-mannose 4,6-dehydratase: MKKALITGVTGQDGAYLAEFLLKKGYEVHGIKRRSSLFNTARIDHLYEDPHLPSPHFILHYGDLTDSSSLIHIVQKVQPDEIYNLGAQSHVQVSFEQPEYTADADALGPLRLLEAIRILGLEKKTRFYQASTSELYGLVQEIPQRETTPFYPRSPYAVAKMYAYWIVVNYREAYGMYACNGILFNHESPLRGETFVTRKITRGLARIKVGLQKQLFLGNLDAKRDWGHARDYIEMQWLMLQQEKPQDFVIATGEQFSVREFVQRCATLLELELTWQGTGLEEKAIDKDGNVVVAVDPRYFRPTEVETLLGDPSKAKRELGWVPRTSFDGLVKEMVEADLNTAKRDALAVAHGFDAFTVRET; the protein is encoded by the coding sequence TTGAAGAAGGCGCTTATTACAGGAGTTACCGGTCAGGATGGGGCCTATCTGGCGGAGTTTTTGCTGAAGAAGGGGTATGAGGTTCACGGCATCAAGCGCCGGAGCTCGCTCTTCAACACGGCACGTATCGACCATCTCTATGAGGACCCGCATCTTCCTTCGCCTCACTTCATTCTTCATTACGGAGACCTGACGGACAGCTCTTCGCTGATCCACATTGTGCAGAAGGTGCAGCCGGACGAGATCTACAACCTGGGCGCGCAGTCGCATGTGCAGGTGTCGTTCGAACAGCCGGAGTATACGGCGGATGCGGATGCGCTGGGGCCGCTGCGTTTGCTGGAGGCGATTCGGATTCTGGGGCTCGAGAAAAAGACGCGATTCTACCAGGCGAGCACGTCGGAGCTGTATGGACTGGTGCAGGAGATTCCGCAGCGGGAGACGACGCCGTTCTATCCGCGGAGTCCGTATGCGGTGGCGAAGATGTATGCGTACTGGATCGTGGTGAACTATCGCGAGGCCTATGGGATGTATGCGTGTAACGGGATTCTGTTCAACCATGAGTCACCGCTGCGGGGCGAGACGTTTGTGACGCGCAAGATTACGCGCGGGTTAGCACGCATCAAGGTGGGTTTGCAGAAGCAGCTCTTTCTTGGAAATCTGGATGCGAAACGCGACTGGGGTCATGCACGCGACTACATCGAGATGCAGTGGCTGATGTTGCAGCAGGAGAAGCCGCAGGACTTCGTGATTGCGACGGGAGAGCAGTTCAGCGTGCGTGAGTTTGTGCAGCGATGCGCGACTTTGCTGGAGCTGGAGCTGACGTGGCAGGGAACGGGGCTTGAGGAGAAGGCTATCGATAAGGATGGCAATGTTGTGGTGGCGGTCGATCCGCGGTACTTCCGTCCGACTGAGGTGGAGACGCTGCTTGGTGATCCGTCGAAGGCGAAGCGGGAGCTTGGCTGGGTGCCGCGCACGAGCTTTGATGGCCTGGTGAAGGAGATGGTCGAGGCTGACCTGAACACGGCGAAGCGCGATGCGCTTGCGGTAGCGCATGGCTTCGATGCGTTTACTGTTCGAGAGACCTAG
- a CDS encoding WcaI family glycosyltransferase, with translation MRILIYGLNYAPELTGIGKYTGEMASWLSARGHDVHVVAAPPYYPAWRIREDYRGTLYRTERVQGQPVVYRTPLYVPDVPSGVKRMAHLFSFMVGSLPVMLREMFWQPEVVFTVEPTFFGAPLALLVAAGAGASSWLHVQDFEVDAAFDLGLLPAKGPVHALALWLEKSFTSAFSCVSSISVKMVERTRLKGVPAERAVLFPNWVDVEAIHPQKAEGNNFRAELGLEGKILLLYSGNMGNKQGLELLAPLARFFEDDARVHFLFCGDGAFRPQLEALVGHHPNVTLLPLQPLERLNELLNAADIHLLPQRAGAADLVMPSKLTGMLSSGRPVIATADAGTQVAHVVEGCGLVVPAEDEDALHAAVSKLIEDEPLRLRLGEAARRYAVEHLGKEEVLLQLERDLEALVSDCIK, from the coding sequence GTGCGGATTCTGATTTATGGGTTGAACTATGCGCCGGAGCTGACGGGGATCGGCAAGTACACGGGCGAGATGGCCTCGTGGCTGAGTGCGCGTGGCCATGATGTGCATGTGGTGGCTGCGCCTCCGTATTATCCGGCGTGGCGGATCCGCGAGGATTATCGTGGGACGCTGTATCGGACGGAGCGGGTGCAGGGACAGCCTGTGGTGTATCGGACGCCGCTGTATGTTCCGGACGTGCCGAGCGGCGTGAAGCGGATGGCGCATCTCTTTTCGTTTATGGTGGGGAGTCTTCCGGTGATGTTGCGGGAGATGTTCTGGCAGCCGGAGGTGGTGTTTACGGTGGAGCCGACGTTTTTTGGGGCTCCACTGGCGCTGCTGGTGGCGGCTGGGGCTGGGGCTTCATCGTGGCTGCATGTGCAGGACTTCGAGGTGGATGCGGCGTTCGATCTTGGGCTGCTGCCGGCGAAGGGGCCGGTGCATGCGCTGGCGCTGTGGCTGGAGAAGAGCTTTACGAGCGCGTTTTCGTGCGTGTCGAGCATCTCGGTGAAGATGGTGGAGCGCACGCGGTTGAAGGGGGTTCCAGCGGAGCGGGCGGTGCTGTTTCCGAATTGGGTGGATGTGGAGGCGATTCATCCGCAGAAGGCGGAGGGGAACAACTTTCGGGCGGAGCTTGGGTTGGAGGGGAAGATTCTGCTGCTGTACTCGGGGAACATGGGGAACAAGCAAGGGTTGGAGCTACTGGCTCCTCTGGCGCGTTTTTTTGAAGACGATGCGCGGGTTCACTTCCTGTTCTGTGGAGATGGGGCGTTCCGGCCGCAGCTCGAGGCATTGGTTGGACACCACCCGAATGTGACTCTGCTTCCTTTGCAGCCTCTGGAGCGGCTGAACGAGCTTTTGAATGCGGCGGATATTCATCTGTTGCCGCAGCGTGCCGGGGCGGCGGACCTGGTGATGCCGTCGAAGCTGACGGGAATGTTGTCGAGTGGGCGGCCGGTGATTGCGACGGCGGATGCCGGGACGCAGGTGGCGCATGTGGTGGAGGGTTGTGGTCTGGTGGTGCCGGCAGAGGATGAGGATGCGCTGCATGCTGCGGTTTCAAAGCTGATTGAGGATGAGCCGCTGCGGCTGCGGTTGGGCGAGGCGGCGCGGCGTTATGCAGTAGAACATCTGGGGAAGGAAGAGGTGCTGTTGCAACTGGAGCGCGATCTGGAAGCTCTGGTAAGTGACTGCATCAAGTAG
- a CDS encoding ABC transporter permease, whose product MSLLSTTHRLKQQPLAALGVLLLTGFILCALFAPLLAPQNPAQLDLDGRLLSPSAAHWFGTDELGRDILSRTLYGARISLIVSISVVSLSLAAGLIAGCLSGFYGGWTDTILNVYVSNAFLALPGILLAIAFVAFLGPGLLNLILALAISNWVNYARLVRAQVMAIKEREFVEAARALGASDLRVICRHILPNILQPLIVQAAVGMAGAVLAEATLSFLGLGIPAPSASWGAMLNDARSHLFDSPHLVIFPATAVMLAVLSFNFIGDALRDLLDPRTRLSTGL is encoded by the coding sequence ATGAGCCTCCTCTCCACCACCCACCGACTCAAGCAGCAGCCCCTCGCCGCCCTCGGAGTCCTCCTGCTCACCGGCTTCATCCTCTGCGCCCTCTTCGCGCCGCTGCTCGCCCCGCAGAACCCCGCCCAGCTCGACCTCGACGGCCGTCTCCTCAGCCCCTCCGCCGCCCACTGGTTCGGCACCGACGAGCTCGGCCGCGACATCCTCTCCCGCACCCTCTACGGAGCCCGCATCTCCCTCATCGTCTCCATCAGCGTCGTCAGCCTCTCCCTCGCCGCCGGACTCATCGCCGGCTGCCTCTCCGGCTTCTACGGCGGGTGGACCGACACCATCCTCAACGTCTACGTCAGCAACGCCTTCCTCGCCCTTCCCGGCATCCTGCTCGCCATCGCCTTCGTCGCCTTCCTAGGCCCTGGCCTGCTCAACCTCATCCTCGCCCTCGCCATCTCCAACTGGGTCAACTACGCCCGCCTCGTCCGCGCCCAGGTCATGGCCATCAAAGAGCGCGAGTTCGTCGAAGCCGCCCGCGCCCTCGGAGCCTCCGACCTCCGCGTCATCTGTCGCCACATCCTTCCCAACATCCTCCAGCCCCTCATCGTCCAGGCAGCCGTCGGCATGGCCGGAGCCGTCCTCGCCGAAGCCACCCTCAGCTTCCTCGGCCTCGGCATCCCCGCACCCTCCGCAAGCTGGGGAGCCATGCTCAACGACGCCCGCTCCCACCTCTTCGACTCTCCACACCTCGTCATCTTCCCCGCCACAGCCGTCATGCTCGCCGTCCTCTCCTTCAACTTCATCGGCGACGCCCTCCGCGACCTCCTCGACCCCCGCACCCGCCTCAGCACCGGCCTCTAG
- a CDS encoding L-ribulose-5-phosphate 4-epimerase, whose amino-acid sequence MLLESLRTAVLEANLELVRRGLVLYTFGNASGVDRERGLVVIKPSGVDYDDLRPEHMVVTDLHGKRVDGTLNPSSDLDTHTLLYRAFPAIGAVVHTHSEFATSFAQSGIPIPPLGTTHADYFYGPVPCTPDLTDEAIQSRYVHNTGQAIVDHFVTNNIDPMAVPAVLVSGHAPFAWGKDPHDAAHNAVVLEAVAKMAYKTLTLTPGHKGVSQALLDRHYFRKHGATATYGQ is encoded by the coding sequence ATGCTCCTCGAATCCCTCCGCACCGCCGTCCTCGAAGCCAACCTCGAACTCGTCCGCCGCGGACTCGTCCTCTACACCTTCGGCAACGCCTCAGGAGTAGACCGCGAGCGGGGCCTCGTCGTCATCAAGCCCTCCGGCGTCGACTACGACGACCTCCGCCCCGAGCACATGGTCGTCACCGACCTCCACGGCAAGCGCGTCGACGGCACCCTCAACCCCTCCTCCGACCTCGACACCCACACCCTCCTCTACCGCGCCTTCCCCGCCATCGGCGCCGTCGTCCACACCCACTCCGAGTTCGCCACTAGCTTCGCCCAGTCCGGCATCCCCATCCCGCCCCTCGGCACCACCCACGCCGACTACTTCTACGGCCCCGTCCCCTGCACCCCGGACCTCACCGACGAAGCCATCCAGAGCCGCTACGTCCACAACACCGGCCAGGCCATCGTCGATCACTTCGTGACCAACAACATAGACCCCATGGCCGTCCCCGCCGTCCTCGTCTCCGGTCACGCCCCCTTCGCCTGGGGCAAAGACCCCCACGACGCCGCCCACAACGCCGTCGTCCTCGAAGCCGTAGCCAAAATGGCCTACAAAACCCTCACCCTAACCCCCGGCCACAAAGGCGTCTCCCAAGCCCTCCTCGACCGCCACTACTTCCGCAAACACGGAGCCACCGCCACCTACGGTCAATAA
- the argJ gene encoding bifunctional glutamate N-acetyltransferase/amino-acid acetyltransferase ArgJ: protein MTVFGGNVKESGRALRDAHLSDDEAVAKMGHPAWWGGGDGLGKLEGMENDVTLPLGFVWGAVKAGIKASGNLDVAVAMAPKGAVGAAMFTRNQVVAAPVTVGRRHLAATGGRVSAVLVNAGNANCATGAAGIDACERTCVAAAEAFGCIFDEVFPSSTGIIGVPFPTEKVVAAMPSVKAVLGETSEHAELFARAIMTTDTKMKVARAVIEVEGTEVRIFGVAKGAGMIHPQMGPPHATMLVYLFTDVVAKAEQLRAVMEPTVEGSFNSISIDGDTSTNDTVLLVASGASGVALDGTVAESFANGLKLVCDSLAHQIVDDGEGVGHVVTLRISGARTKAEAKVVAKAIAHSPLCKTAWSSADPNWGRLLAAAGYSGVEFDPAFVTVTIGGLPVFEGGMRAAAFDETAVHELMLGREYTIAMDLGVGEEECVFLTCDLTAEYVRINADYST from the coding sequence ATGACAGTTTTTGGTGGGAATGTGAAGGAGAGCGGTCGCGCTTTGCGCGATGCCCACCTTAGCGACGATGAAGCTGTCGCGAAGATGGGGCACCCAGCATGGTGGGGTGGTGGTGATGGACTTGGTAAATTAGAAGGTATGGAGAATGATGTGACGTTGCCGTTGGGGTTTGTTTGGGGTGCTGTTAAGGCTGGGATCAAGGCCAGTGGGAATTTGGATGTAGCGGTGGCGATGGCTCCGAAGGGTGCGGTTGGGGCGGCTATGTTTACGCGGAATCAGGTAGTGGCGGCTCCGGTGACGGTGGGGCGGCGGCATCTGGCGGCTACGGGTGGTCGGGTGTCGGCGGTGCTGGTGAACGCGGGCAATGCGAACTGCGCGACGGGAGCGGCGGGGATCGACGCCTGCGAGCGGACGTGCGTGGCGGCAGCGGAGGCGTTTGGGTGCATCTTCGATGAGGTCTTCCCTTCCTCGACGGGGATTATTGGGGTGCCGTTTCCGACAGAGAAGGTGGTGGCGGCGATGCCGTCGGTGAAGGCGGTGCTGGGGGAGACGTCCGAGCATGCGGAGTTGTTTGCGCGGGCGATCATGACGACCGATACGAAGATGAAGGTGGCTCGGGCGGTGATCGAGGTCGAGGGTACGGAGGTGCGGATCTTCGGGGTGGCGAAGGGAGCGGGGATGATTCATCCACAGATGGGTCCTCCGCATGCGACGATGCTGGTTTATCTGTTTACGGATGTGGTGGCGAAGGCGGAGCAGTTGCGCGCGGTGATGGAGCCGACGGTGGAGGGGAGCTTCAACTCGATCTCGATCGATGGGGATACGTCGACGAACGATACGGTGTTGCTGGTGGCGAGTGGAGCGAGTGGGGTTGCGCTGGATGGGACGGTGGCGGAGTCGTTTGCGAATGGGCTGAAGCTGGTCTGCGACTCGCTGGCGCACCAGATTGTGGATGACGGCGAGGGTGTGGGGCATGTGGTGACGCTGCGGATTAGCGGAGCTCGGACGAAGGCAGAGGCGAAGGTGGTGGCGAAGGCGATTGCGCACTCACCGCTGTGCAAGACGGCCTGGTCGAGCGCGGACCCGAACTGGGGCCGGCTGTTGGCAGCGGCGGGGTATAGCGGGGTGGAGTTCGACCCGGCGTTTGTGACGGTGACGATTGGCGGCCTGCCGGTGTTTGAGGGGGGGATGCGGGCGGCGGCGTTCGATGAGACGGCGGTGCATGAGCTGATGCTGGGTCGGGAGTACACGATTGCGATGGATTTGGGAGTGGGTGAGGAGGAGTGTGTGTTTTTGACGTGTGATTTGACGGCGGAGTATGTGCGGATTAATGCGGATTATTCGACCTAG
- the aceE gene encoding pyruvate dehydrogenase (acetyl-transferring), homodimeric type: MTTKTEVSAKVDFSEEMSEWIEAFDDVVAADWENGTELLNALRVRAREAGVPTPNELTTPYRNTIPKHDEVPYPGDRNLERRVEALIRWNAMAMVHRQNKKDAGIGGHISTYSSLATLLEVGFNHFFHAKYGEQPGDFIYFQGHASPGVYARAYLEGRFDEARLGNFRHELRGEPGLSSYPHPWLMSDFWNFPTVSMGIGPLNAIYQARFMRYLENRGLIEKTDRKIWAFVGDGETDEVDTLGAISLGAREKLDNLIFVVNCNLQRLDGPVRGNKRIIDELEGVFLGAGWNVIKVIWGSDWDALFEKDHTGLLLRRMEECVDGDYQTFKAKDGAYLREHFFGKYPELLELVKDMTDDQLAVLHRGGHDPAKIYNAYKRALEHKGGPTVILAKTVKGYGLGSAQARNATHSEKKLADDGLAAFVKRFEIPIPEQAAKDGTFYRPSQESPELSYMQERRKELGGYLPTRTVPKSDFKAPGLDFFKDWLVGSKGRNVSTTMGFVNMLNALLKNPAIGKLIVPIVPDEGRTFGFESVMKAVGIYAPEGQKYTPHDADMLLRYSEKKDGQILEEGITEAGSMASFTAAGTAYSNYNVPMIPFYMYYSMFGFQRIGDMVWAFADSRGKGFLMGGTAGRTTMLGEGLQHQDGHSHVLSSTVPTCVSYDPAFVYELAVVMQDGIRRMYENGEDCFYYITMYNEDYAMPPMPEGVEEGILRGLYKLKPATGGAAVAQLFGSGPILNEVLQAQEILAEKYGVHTDVWSVPSYTEVRREALAVERWNRLHPAEKERQSYLQTVLAGTVGPIIAASDYMKSIPDTLAPWLPGRLVTLGTDGFGRSDNREHLRRHFEVNAASIVGATLSKLAREGKFKPKAAQKALVELGLDTEALDPARA, encoded by the coding sequence ATGACGACAAAGACTGAGGTTTCCGCCAAAGTGGATTTTTCCGAAGAGATGTCCGAGTGGATTGAGGCGTTTGACGACGTCGTTGCCGCGGACTGGGAGAATGGGACGGAGCTGCTGAATGCGCTTCGGGTGCGGGCGCGCGAGGCCGGGGTGCCGACGCCGAACGAGCTGACGACGCCGTACCGGAACACGATTCCGAAGCATGACGAGGTTCCGTATCCGGGCGACCGGAACCTGGAGCGCCGGGTGGAGGCGCTGATCCGTTGGAATGCGATGGCGATGGTGCATCGTCAGAACAAGAAGGATGCGGGGATTGGCGGGCATATCTCGACGTATTCGTCGCTGGCTACACTGCTGGAGGTTGGGTTCAACCACTTCTTCCATGCGAAGTATGGCGAGCAGCCGGGTGACTTTATTTACTTCCAGGGGCATGCTTCGCCGGGTGTGTATGCGCGGGCTTATCTGGAGGGACGGTTTGATGAGGCTCGGTTAGGGAACTTTCGGCATGAGCTGCGTGGGGAGCCGGGGCTGTCTTCGTATCCGCATCCCTGGCTGATGTCGGACTTCTGGAACTTCCCTACGGTGTCGATGGGGATCGGGCCGCTGAATGCTATTTATCAGGCGCGGTTTATGCGATATCTGGAGAACCGGGGGCTGATCGAGAAGACGGACCGGAAGATCTGGGCGTTTGTCGGGGATGGCGAGACGGACGAGGTGGATACGCTGGGTGCGATCTCGCTGGGTGCGCGGGAGAAGCTGGATAACCTTATCTTTGTCGTCAATTGCAATCTTCAGAGACTCGACGGTCCGGTGCGTGGGAACAAACGGATTATCGATGAGCTGGAGGGCGTGTTCCTCGGCGCGGGCTGGAATGTGATCAAGGTGATCTGGGGCTCGGATTGGGATGCGCTGTTCGAGAAGGACCATACCGGGTTGCTGCTACGGAGGATGGAGGAGTGCGTCGATGGCGACTACCAGACCTTCAAGGCGAAGGATGGGGCGTATCTGCGGGAGCACTTCTTTGGGAAGTATCCGGAGCTGCTGGAGCTGGTGAAGGATATGACGGATGACCAGCTTGCGGTGCTGCATCGCGGCGGGCATGATCCGGCGAAGATTTATAACGCGTACAAGCGGGCTCTGGAGCATAAGGGCGGGCCGACGGTGATCCTGGCGAAGACGGTGAAGGGCTATGGATTGGGCTCGGCGCAGGCGCGGAATGCGACGCACTCGGAGAAGAAGCTGGCGGATGATGGGCTGGCGGCGTTTGTGAAGCGGTTCGAGATTCCGATTCCGGAGCAGGCAGCGAAGGATGGTACGTTCTATCGTCCGTCGCAGGAGTCGCCTGAGCTGTCGTACATGCAGGAGCGGCGGAAGGAGTTGGGCGGATATCTGCCGACGCGTACTGTGCCGAAGTCGGACTTCAAGGCTCCGGGGTTGGATTTCTTCAAGGACTGGCTCGTTGGGTCGAAGGGACGCAATGTGTCGACGACGATGGGCTTCGTCAATATGCTGAACGCGTTGCTGAAGAACCCGGCGATCGGCAAGCTGATTGTGCCGATTGTGCCGGATGAGGGGCGCACGTTTGGGTTCGAGTCGGTGATGAAGGCGGTGGGGATCTACGCGCCGGAGGGGCAGAAGTACACGCCGCACGATGCGGATATGCTGCTGCGGTACTCGGAGAAGAAGGACGGGCAGATTCTGGAGGAAGGGATTACGGAGGCGGGGTCGATGGCCTCGTTTACCGCGGCGGGCACGGCTTATTCGAACTACAACGTGCCTATGATTCCCTTCTATATGTACTACTCGATGTTCGGGTTCCAGCGGATCGGGGATATGGTGTGGGCGTTTGCGGACTCTCGGGGCAAGGGCTTCCTGATGGGCGGAACGGCCGGGCGGACGACCATGCTGGGCGAGGGATTGCAGCATCAGGATGGGCATAGCCATGTGCTTTCGAGCACGGTGCCGACGTGCGTGAGCTACGATCCGGCGTTTGTGTATGAGCTGGCGGTGGTGATGCAGGACGGTATTCGCCGGATGTACGAAAACGGCGAGGACTGCTTCTACTACATCACGATGTACAACGAAGACTATGCGATGCCGCCGATGCCGGAGGGTGTCGAGGAAGGCATTTTGCGCGGGCTTTATAAGCTGAAGCCGGCGACGGGTGGTGCGGCGGTGGCGCAGTTGTTTGGCAGCGGACCGATCCTGAATGAGGTGCTCCAGGCGCAGGAGATTCTTGCGGAGAAATATGGCGTGCACACCGATGTATGGAGCGTGCCGAGCTATACGGAGGTGCGGCGTGAGGCGCTGGCGGTCGAACGCTGGAACCGGCTGCATCCGGCGGAGAAGGAGCGGCAGAGCTATCTACAGACCGTGCTTGCAGGGACGGTTGGGCCGATTATTGCGGCGAGCGACTATATGAAGTCGATTCCGGATACGCTGGCTCCGTGGTTGCCGGGACGTCTGGTGACGCTCGGGACGGATGGCTTTGGACGCAGCGATAACCGTGAGCATCTGCGGCGGCACTTCGAGGTGAATGCGGCGTCGATCGTTGGAGCGACTCTGTCGAAGCTGGCGCGTGAGGGCAAGTTCAAGCCGAAGGCGGCGCAGAAGGCGCTGGTGGAGCTTGGACTGGATACGGAAGCATTGGATCCGGCACGCGCTTAG
- a CDS encoding thiamine pyrophosphate-dependent enzyme, producing MGEMAGRVVGESPLVPNRKMQRMYEGMVESRLLEELVAERRKKAKGPAARGQEACRVSALLDLEPDDLISDVDGGVTTAFLRGAELHRLVKHTVSKKKDRAALTTDGLLPEVAETGDRFQMALGSALTLKRLKLRKVVVVFAERDALKPSEWRETLRFAAREELPMLFVALAGKEGKGHRAFELSERATEVGVPGIPVDVSDAVALYRVAQESIGRARVGGGPALMECVRLAVAGKHVDPIDAMRQTLLSRKVCGEEWMDGVAPAFRARLDAL from the coding sequence ATGGGTGAGATGGCTGGTCGTGTTGTCGGGGAGAGCCCCCTGGTTCCGAACCGGAAGATGCAGCGGATGTATGAAGGCATGGTGGAGTCGCGGTTGCTTGAAGAGCTGGTGGCGGAGCGGCGCAAAAAAGCCAAGGGGCCGGCGGCGCGTGGGCAGGAGGCGTGCCGGGTGAGTGCTCTGCTTGATCTGGAGCCGGACGACCTTATCAGCGATGTTGATGGCGGGGTGACGACGGCGTTCCTGCGTGGGGCGGAGCTGCATCGACTGGTGAAACATACGGTGTCGAAGAAGAAAGACAGGGCGGCGCTGACGACGGATGGGCTGCTTCCCGAGGTTGCGGAGACAGGGGATCGGTTTCAGATGGCGCTGGGGTCGGCGCTGACGTTGAAGCGGCTGAAGCTGCGGAAGGTGGTTGTGGTGTTCGCGGAGCGGGACGCGCTGAAGCCTTCGGAGTGGCGGGAAACGCTGCGGTTCGCTGCTCGGGAGGAGTTGCCGATGTTGTTTGTGGCGCTTGCCGGCAAGGAGGGCAAGGGGCATAGGGCGTTCGAGCTGAGCGAGCGGGCGACGGAGGTAGGGGTACCGGGGATTCCGGTGGACGTGAGCGATGCGGTGGCGCTGTACCGGGTGGCGCAGGAGTCGATTGGGCGGGCTCGCGTGGGAGGTGGACCGGCGCTGATGGAGTGCGTGCGCCTGGCCGTTGCGGGGAAGCATGTCGATCCGATCGACGCGATGCGGCAGACGCTGCTGAGCAGGAAGGTGTGCGGCGAAGAGTGGATGGATGGGGTTGCACCGGCGTTCCGGGCTCGGCTGGATGCTTTGTAG